Part of the Coregonus clupeaformis isolate EN_2021a unplaced genomic scaffold, ASM2061545v1 scaf2130, whole genome shotgun sequence genome is shown below.
TTTTGAAAGAAAGACAAACTGTGCAACCCTGTTCTCagtatttctcctctctttttccgCTCCAGCTGGTATATACATGAACCCCGCCCAGATGCAGTTTCCAGTAGGCATCCCCCAGCAGCAGGTCCCCACTGGCTACCAGGCCTTTCCTGGCATGGGCACGGGCATGCCCCCCACCACCGTCATGGGTGCCATGATGGCTCAGAGCGGAGCCGCCATGATGGGACCCAACACAGGCATGATGGTTGGCATGACGATGCCCAACGGTTTCATGGGACAAGCGCCTGCGGCCGGGATGGTTGGCATGGCTCCGAGGATGATGGGGGTACCCCAGGGGGGATGCCCGGGGGTATGGTGCCCGCTCAGGGCATGCAGGGGATGTATGCCGTCCAGCCTGGGCAGCAGGGCCAGTGGAACATGGGACAGGTATGGTAGTTATTTTGTTGTCTCGTTCTTTGGCATATTGGGGTTTTTCCCCTAGGAGTAAGCTTTGCATTTGAAGTATAAGATGGTTTAATGAGAATACAAGATCAGTATCTTTGGGAGTTAACTTAATTAGATAATGTTACCATATTGCCATAACTATCCAATTTTCTGAGATCGATATAGATGCATTGGGGTAAGGGGTTTGATTTTGTATTAGGCAATATTGTGTTTCCCTGACCCTGACACCTTTACCTTACTACTCGTCTTTCTCTTTCTTCCCCAGATGAACCAGCAGATGTCAGGGATGAGTCTGAACGGtgccgggggggggggggcatggccTTCGGTCAGCCTGCCTCCACCATGGGAGGCTGGGCCGCTTCACCCTCCGGTCAGACACTCAGCACACAGCTCTGGAAGTGACCCACATGGAGGTCAAAGATCAGGGATTGGGGGTCAGGGCAGCGGAAGAGGGGGTCTCAACCAGGGGGTCCGAAATTCAACATCCAACCCCCCCCAGCAACCTTACTATGAACTGATGCCCGTTCTCCAACTGTTACTGACCAGTCTCCAACATCAAGCTTATTTATCTGTCTCTGTTCGCATACTGAAGAGAAGCATCCTTTCTTCAGGTAAGCACAGATCCATTGGTGATTGGACAAGTGAAAGCAAAGTGACGGTCTTATTACTCTgactggcccaaccaaatcagatcagtgattacttcaaggaaggaAGCATTTCTGAAGTATTCAAACGgggcacatctctctctctctttgtctctttctgtctatctatccctctgtctTTCAGTCTCTCTTTTGTGAGTGAATTGGGCGTCATCATACATACACCATCATACGCAGGATGGCAGTCTGTGCCTGTTATGTGTTAGAAATCATAACTCTTTTAATTTTCCTTTTTGGATAAAAAAAAATTAgccctgtaacacaacaatgacATCATCGACAACATATCGAAAAAGCTGCAGGACCAGTTACACAAGCTTTTATTGTAtcattattataaaaaattattATAGAGAATTAAAGAATAGTATTTAAACTTTGGGAGAAGACATGGCTATCATTTCTGTGAATACTGCTCTCCTATGTACAGCTCTGTATAACCTTCTTTTAAAGTACCTGTGGTTCCCCTACAAAATAAAGTATGATAAACTGTGTCTGATGTGTGTTCTAGAGTCTAGACTTCTGGGTTCTAGATTTTGCCATTAACAACATTCAAAGTCAATTCTACCAGAACACCTAAGAAGGTAAAGAAGTTTGCATTTAAAACATGTCTACTCTATGTATCTCTTTTTTCCAGGGGTAGGCTACAGACATGCAAATGTCAGGGTGGTATCATTCTTTAACCATCCTTTGCAGAGCTGGCAAGTTATATACACCACATTTACAGTATTACATAAGAGGGAAAATAGTCACGGGGAGACAAGAGCTCCCTGTAAGTAGGCTAAATATTTGAAAGAATTATGTTGATGGTGCAATATGGTAAAAAACATTTAAGAATAATTTTCTGAAAAATAACTGAATGAAGAAGAACTGAACTGGAGAGTTTGGTAGAAAAAACAAATTCCCAGTTGAGGAAAAGCGcggtgtaatattcatatgtgtcagcatactgaattgtaattggatgcattaaactgtcatatcatactgtgctatgattggttaagaccacccaggtggtgaggtcattctaaagatgatcatggccagagacacatggacatgccagttatagctagttaataaagagctacgtttataaatatcctgtcgtccttcattttattattttgtacaatgcatacaaaacaagacatggtgtcagagtaaaaggactaaaatatggattttgctggagttccttcacctcgaatggattgggggtctacaaatctacccgatgcatggcgtaagttcaaacagcatgtggagctgatgttcacgggtcctctgaaggaaagaggagaagaggaaaagtgcagctacctgctcctctggatcggtgaaaaagggagagacatttacaacacatggacacttaccgaggctgaatcaaaggtactgaaaacatactacgatcgttttgaagcatatgtagtgccaaagaccaatacaattttcgctaggtacaaattccatgagaaagtacaaggcgctagcgaatcgtttgaacagtttgtcactgagctgcgtctgcttgtgaaagactgtgattatgcaaacaaggatgagatggtcagggaccgtattgtatttggaatacactcaccgcgagtgagagagaaacttttgaatgttggatcagagttaacgctggacaaagctatcgacatagccagatctcacgagctagcacaggttcagatgaaaaccatttcaggcggcagcacgtgcgcatcacgtgaacaagcagtgcacgcagtcaggcagacatcaaagcacacctccagtgcccagagagcatgtttcagaacggagacagacagaactccaaaacagagcgacacagactccaaacgccccaaaacatgtggatattgtggatacaaagtgcatggcgaacaggggaattgcccagctaaaggcaaacagtgtactaaatgtggaaaatggaatcactttgcaaaagtgtgcagagtttaccgtggaaaaacagtacatacagtgagtgaagatgaaatgtcaatcaaagagtcaaatgctgatgaactgtttattgattcagtgacacagaaaagtcagatatcagagacagagcaagcctttgctgacattgagataggaagacaaggcacagagctaaaattcaaactagacactggtgcacaagtaaacattattcctctgagtaagtacagaagcttgacatctgagtgtgagctacagcccaccacgcgcagactgactggttatggtggtaaacagctcccagtaaaaggcacatgcactctcaaatgcaaatacaaggaaagggacatgatgttggacttttacgttgttgacactcgagcacctgcagtgctaggtcttaaagcatgtttagacatggaccttatcaagctagttttatcagtgacagcaccagtagagatagagaatgtcatggaggagtttgctgatgtttttacaggaataggactattcccaggagaatgtaccattcaccttaacccagacgcaacccctgtggtctacccaccgagaaagattccacttgctctccgcgcccgtctgaagaaagagttggagagcatggagcaatctgacatcgtcaccaaggttacagaaccgacggattgggtcaacgcgttagtggtggtggagaaaccacgcacaggcaagctcagagtatgtctcgacccaagagacttgaacaaggctatcaaacacccccattaccccttaccgacgctagatggcatcacacacaagctagcgggcgcacgctacttcagtgtcatggacgccagatcaggctactgggctatcaagctcacagaagagtaatctaagctcacaacgttcaacacaccgtttggacgctacaggttccgtcgcctgccttttgggattatctcagcccaagacgagtttcagcgaaagatcgacgaggtgtacgaaggcctcgacggagtcgtggcaattgtggatgacatccttgtctatggtcgaaccaaagaggaacacgacagaaacctcaacgcgatgctgcaaaggtcccgcgagagaggagtccggctcaaccccgagaagagcacagtcggcgctacagaggtcagctacttcggacatcttctcacagcgaatggaatcaagccagatccgcagaagatctcagccataaaggaaatggagccaccaaagaaccgcacagagctggaaacagtgcttggcatggtcaactacttagccaagttcgcacccagcctctccaatgctaatgcacccctgcgtcagctgctaaagcagtccagtgagttcctctgggacaaccaacacgacatcgctttccagaaagtgaaagacttgatcacgagagaaccaggaccaatccttgcctactacgaccccaacaaagagctcagactccaggtggacgcgtcaaagtatggactaggggcagtgctactgcaagaaggaaaaccgttagccgcagccccgccaaggctacagagaatgatccttcaactacaaaaaaacgacttcacaatcactcaccgtccaggcaaagatatccctgtcgcagacacactctccaggaagtttcttacctacaaggacagcagcctcagtgaaggcatggacatgcaggtgcacactgtgtacagcaacttaccagttagtgacacaaaactgaaggagatccgagcagaaacagaaaaagacacacaactcacacagctgaggaaagtcatacagtcaggatggcctgaggagaggagaaaatgcccttagagcgtctcagagttctggaaccatcgtgacgaactatcacagatcaacggaatcattttcaaaggagagaaaatcatcattcctaccagtctcagagaagagattttgacaaagatccatgctggacacatgggcatggaaaagtgcaaacagagagcacgggacattttgttttggcccggaatgtgcaaacaaatagaggacatggttggtaaatgccccacctgtcttgaacgacgcccctcgaacaccaaagagccaatgttacctcaccgtatcccagaccgaccctggcaggtcgtggcaaccgatctgttcacgtggaacaacgaggactacattataacagtggactactacagcagatacttcgaactcgacaagcttcatagcaccacatctgcagctgtgatacacaagctgaaagcagcttttgccaggcatggcattgtagagactttaatatctgacaatgggccctgttacaaatcaaatgagtttgaatccttcacaaaagcatgggagttcacacacgtcaccacaagcccacattaccctcaaagtaatggccttgctgaaaaatctgtgcagatcgctaaatcactcatggacaaagcaaaagcagacaagagagacccctacctcagtctccttgaataccgcaacacttcagttgacaacttcaaatcaccagcccagttgttgatgagccgcagacttcgctcaatccttcccagcaccaaccagcagctgcaacctgaggtcgtcagctacaaggaagtgcatgcaaaacgtgcacagagacaacaacgatactacgacaggtcagccagaccactgccaccactgaacgacggagagtcagttagaatccaggagcatggctactggaagccagcagtcgtcatccaaccagctgacactgaacgttcatatctcgttcgcaccgcagaaggagcggtgtaccgccgcaatcgtcgtcacctactgaacacaaaagaacaacacactgacaagatgaactgttcccctgaaagagaacggggtggactaaacacagacacaacacaacatacaccatacttacctgcaacaccacaagaactgttgactgacacagaagcatgctcagc
Proteins encoded:
- the LOC123488288 gene encoding stromal membrane-associated protein 1-like, with translation MPQMPQHQQAPPAGIYMNPAQMQFPVGIPQQQVPTGYQAFPGMGTGMPPTTVMGAMMAQSGAAMMGPNTGMMVGMTMPNGFMGQAPAAGMVGMAPRMMGVPQGGCPGVWCPLRACRGCMPSSLGSRASGTWDR